DNA from Maniola hyperantus chromosome 28, iAphHyp1.2, whole genome shotgun sequence:
TCGGTGTTCTTTGTAGTGTGTCGTGTATGTTTAGGTTTCTTCGCCACTGGTTCGTGTACAATGTTCTGTATGTCATTACAAGTATTTAAGGCTTCGATGTTTCCATTATTTGGACCATTTGGTTCATTTGAAATTTCTTTAGTATTTTTTATCGGCGGCACGTACTTTTTGATGGTTGACTTTTTAGGTTTCTTTACTTCTAGTTCTTCAGATTTCTCTTCACGTTTCAGTTGATCCTCTTTGTTGTTATTGTCTACTGTTTTGGTTTGACCCAATTTAGGGTCGATCTCTTTGGAAGTGACGGTATGTGTTGTCTCTTTTAGAGTCGTCACAGTTTTCTTGGGAGGAGCTCCTGTAACGAGAGATCTAATTAATGATGCAAATTATATATTAGAAATATGTATTAACTGCTAAAATAATAAGTACAGtagtatattttttacaaaatatgacaGGTCGAAGGGACTAAAGCTAAAAATGTTGCGCTCACTGCGCTCGGGCTTATGGTAAACACTTATTGCACGTCCAGCGTTatcaaaaagattaaaaataaatagtcaaATAAAGCTGAGTAAGTATATAATGTCATAAGTTTGAATATGTTTACCAAACTTCTGCGCGTATCCCGCGGGGCTGTTATAGGCGCGCAAGTCGACGCGCAGCATGTGCGCGAACTGCGCGCCGTAAAACACGAGCAGCTCCGTGAATCGCGGAATTATTTTGATCGTCCTAAAATGAGCATTTTTAGGTTAAAAATGGGGGcgattctctggtacacaatctctaaactaaactaaattaaaaggtctaaatttagtgctatccttttccgcaagcaacattatgaaagggatagcaatagatttagacgtgccattttagtttagtttagagattgtgtacaacggaattagccacactaatGATTTAGTTTCTGGAATTAGtgagaaatatttttacatacaagaaagaataatatataataagtttTCGTAAGTACCTAGATAAAGTTCACGTAGCGCATCCAGTTGGTctgtttgtgtgtatgtttgtgtgtATGGAGGATATACAAAACCTGTAATACAGCTCGCCCCTGTACTGGTAAGCGACCAGGTTCTGCTCGCACCAATGTCGCGAGCAGTTCACGTAGCGCATCCAGTTGGTctgtttgtgtgtatgtttgtgtgtATGGAGGATATACAAAACCTGTAATACAGCTCGCCCCTGTACTGGTAAGCGACCAGGTTCTGCTCGCACCAATGTCGCGAGCAGTTCACGTAGCGCATCCAGTTGGTctgtttgtgtgtatgtttgtgtgtATGGAGGATATACAAAACCTGTAATACAGCTCGCCCCTGTACTGGTAAGCGACCAGGTTCTGCTCGCACCAATGTCGCGAGCAGTTCACGTAGCGCATCCAGTTGGAATTGTTCGCGTCGCCGGCGTCTATCACGTGCGCGCGCTTGCCGTTACGATCGTACATCTATACAAACAATATCATTTAAGAAACATGGGATATTTTTATTCCAGGAAAATATACATTTATTTCACAGATAAATATATCTAAAAATAGATAGATTATATGCAGTTAGTTAATTGCGGGTATCATAGTAGTATGAATTGTTTGTTACCTGCCAGCAATACAAGGAGGTGACCTCCTTGGTCCTCACGCCGCGGTAGGGGCCGAACCGCACCCCACTGGGCAGCGTCAGCGTACTGAACACTCCCAGACCAGCACCTACAGGACGTTACGGAGTTTAATTTCAAAACTGTTCAATTAATAACagctaagtatattatataaacactatctaaaATGTCAGAACCCTTTATGTAATTgcacattattaaatataatatcctacaattaaaacatcaatattactcatattattgttgtatatttattatgtattattatttaggcattcctgtgcctattaatatacatattacttatattataattattatctttattttctctaacaacttacgtacaccttaaacccagtttcactAGCCTTTAAATCCTCCTGCCTAAACCTAGTAGCCTGGTAGAggtcgcttcacagcgataaggccgctaattgtatgttcttcttttacatgtttcttttctttttggtgtacaataaagaatgaGGCCGATTCTTTGGTACaccatctctaaactaaactaaattaacaggtctaaatctagtgctctccttttccgcaagcaacattatgaaagggatagcaatagatttagacgtgccattttagtttagtttagagattgtgtacaacagaattagccacattattaaactaaactaaactaagtataatttgcaacaggttgaaatggcaatcggggtatgcggtGGCGGGACACGCTCGTCCgcagcgggttagcgcgggggctgtgtgggtgtgcggggcgttccctccccaattgctatttcaacctgtcgcgtactacagatGCTACTATAGAAGCCCGAACTACGGTAAAtcctaaccctctaacaaataaacctggaatagcggtggaatagttatactctgttttgtctttctctgtcatcagtaatttgacatttgaaggaaaaagacaaaacagagtataactattccaggtttatttggtAGAGGGTAGGAGTTTACAGAAAAACTTaagatttaataaattaataaaatataagatgtATAAAAGCGACATGATCTTTTATTTGCGAACTTACATTATGCTTTATAAGATAGATTAGTTATTTTACCAAGCGATCgatgagattttttttatttttgatttttttttaatctaggATAAATAGCTTTTAAATACGGCAAGGATATAATCTAagggaatggaatggaataaaTAACTAGGTGAACAAATATAATTGGTGGGTCGGGAGAGGAACCTGGGATGCTGGAGCGCGCGAGGTGCAGGAACACGTGCGGGATGGTGAGGGCGGCGCGCGGCACGTAGGGCGGGTAGGGCGACTTCGCCGGCACCTGTCCGTTAGCGGCAGGTACAGTACAGAGCGACACGAAACGTGAAACAGTAGGTTACCCCGACTGTTTACCcgttattatcattatttatacccgggtaggtataggtcgaaatggatattaagtaggtactcaaaaagtgtaaagtctgttcactaacatagtgtcgctacacccgcaggcgcatttattattttgcttttattatattactagcagttgcccgcgacttcgtccgcgtaaaatttctggtttctcatgagatctgaaattttcccgctgcaaaaggcctcacttacctactcactcagtctcaccttaaggcacggattccagaatacctaaatgtcgattttcacgtctataactccaaaaacataggactttcatacaaccttcgaccccccctttcgcacccttagggggggaatttttcaaaaccgtttcttagctgacacctacgtccaagaaggaacctaccttccagattttaagtttgtaggctttttagtttctgagatttcgtgattagtcagtcagtcagtgagtgagtggtatttctcttttatatatttagatttttcactgtgtttgttaaataaatgttttctattcaaagaataaaatagcatacctgattatattattcttatgtttattgtaataaataaaaataaataataaacactagttgggtagcgacactatgttagtgGACAGACTTTATATCATATTTATGTACTTCGATGATGATTCTTCTTCGGTTATGATGTTTGAAGGATTAGAGGAATGAGTGAGTGGTGTTCGTGTACTGCGACGCCTACCTTGTCGTCGGGCACCACGAGCAGCGGCCCGTGTATGGAGCAGTACTCGTACACGTAGTCCCGACACCCCGTGCAGACTGCAACAACAACACACTCGAGTGTTAccactttttttagggttccgaacctcaaaaggaaaaacggaacccttataggatcactttgttgtctgtctgtctgtcaagaaacctacagggtacttcccgttgacctagaatcgtgaaatttggtaggtagatcttatagctgacatattcagatttttcccctaatgccagctataagatctacctacctgccaaatttcacgattctagatcaacgggaagtaccctgtaggtttcttgagagacagacagacagacagacagacaacaaagtgatcctataagggttccgtttttccgtttgaggtacggaaccctaaaaaacagaccaagtgcgagtcaggctcgcgcaatgagggatccgtactacagtcgtattttttcgacattttgcacgataattcaaaaactatgatgcataaaaataaataaaaatctgttttagaatgtacaagtgaagcccttttatatgataccccacttgatatagttatcttacttcgaaaattgacaatactaattattagtttatgaccacagtttaaatttttttgtgtgatctaaccctaaattcacggttttcagatttttccccgaatgtctgctataggacctactatctacctacctttcatgattctaggtaaacgggaagtaccctgtaggtttgtttcatgacagacagacagacaacaaagtgatcctataagggttccgtttttccttttgagcgtcttccggtgcgaggtcgccattctagcaccttgggaccccaacgtccatcggGTATCTATATAATTAACAATTAACATATATCATTTAGGCTAAGAGAATAATTGTATACTTACACACATACTCGTCGGCGGCCGGCTCCTCGGGCTCCGCGTAGCTGACGCGCGGCTGCTTCCTCAGGTTGCGAGGCATGGTCGCTGCAAAAAATCACTACTTCtttgagagaaataaataattctttaacctgaacagatcgacgtgattttttgcatgggtaaagatgaagacctggagagtgacataggctactttttatcccggaaaatcaaagagtttgcacgggatttttgaaaacctaaatccacgcgaacgaagtcgcgggcatcagctagtaaaaaataaaagcagTCTACAATTACTATAGGCGTCTCTTATAGCTTTGTATTCGTCAGCGCCTATCGCAATCTTTTAAAACTGATCACTCATCTAGTCCAAACTGGTAAATGGGTGCATCACTAGGAAACCATTAGTTCTTCACATAAATACTACACAACTTATGTCCCTCGAAACTTATACGTACTTGCTTAACATTTACTATCTGCATCTACCACATAAAGAGTAGAAAACaacatcgtcaaaattgttttCTAACAACTTAGCTTTATCAAATTTCATTGATGCTGTGAGCTTTTCTGATTAAGTAATTTGTTGTTTTCTATATTATCCGCGCGCATAAATCGTTGAAAAAATAATGGAAATCTTACCTTCAATGTCCTTGTTGTCCCTTTTAACTAGTTTTATATCCAATTTTAGTTTGTTTTGGCACTCACTCTCAGTAGTCAACAGTCAACTCTCAGTCCATTTCCCGCCGAATTaagtaaaatttgtaacttttccCGCCAATACGGAAAATAATAGACAAGAAAACTAATTCAGTCGTACCAACATAAAAAGATTATTAGATAAAATTGATGAAACACTACATTCTCGTCACAATTCACAAGCCTGTGGCCTACTATTCTTGGAGATTGAACTTAGACGTCTTTTTGTTTAGGAAGATTGATAGATAGATTTTGTTTCGTACTTCACACTACACTTTCGCGCCGAATTGGCTTTTCCCGCCAAGTGCCCGCCAATACGTAGTAAACTAATTTGGTCATaccaacatttaaaaaaaaaatccgattGCACACACTACTCTCTCGTTCGTGGTGTACCTTCCCGAATAAACGAGTTTTAGGCATCTCAGGCAATGGTTGTATCGTAATTCGTACAAATATTGTGGTACACTAAtattctaacaagagcttaaatgcatttagctatctcgctctaacagtaagtgtcacaatagggctacttctaccagtccttattctgagaatCTAAGCTTCTAGTTCTAagcgtagactgagtaaaaaagctagactaaagtactgtgtaaccgcgtgccgcgtctgagatagcgatagcgaGACGttacgatgaataacacgacaattaccattgtttagtagtcaatatttgtattaaccgatcaacaatatttgtattaaacgtttttatatgaaaacaagtaaataactaatgagaaatacaatgacgccacgaattctcagtttgttttgcaactaaagttatACCTATTCCTTGAAaaaccggttacacgataagggacaaaaaatatgttagctgcgtctctgtttatctgtcacattagtaa
Protein-coding regions in this window:
- the LOC138404434 gene encoding histone-lysine N-methyltransferase PRDM9-like, producing MPRNLRKQPRVSYAEPEEPAADEYVFCTGCRDYVYEYCSIHGPLLVVPDDKVPAKSPYPPYVPRAALTIPHVFLHLARSSIPGAGLGVFSTLTLPSGVRFGPYRGVRTKEVTSLYCWQMYDRNGKRAHVIDAGDANNSNWMRYVNCSRHWCEQNLVAYQYRGELYYRTIKIIPRFTELLVFYGAQFAHMLRVDLRAYNSPAGYAQKFGAPPKKTVTTLKETTHTVTSKEIDPKLGQTKTVDNNNKEDQLKREEKSEELEVKKPKKSTIKKYVPPIKNTKEISNEPNGPNNGNIEALNTCNDIQNIVHEPVAKKPKHTRHTTKNTDNIDANNNSQTNTKQVNVKVTENFLQNDLICDICNYKTNSQKALELHLILHTQDKNVLKRSHCGYMTKIKSHLMRHLTSHTGEKPYSCNICNYKCAKSANLKSHMRTHTGEKPYSCNICNYKCAQSGHLKDHMRTHTGEKPYSCNICNYKCTRSDVLKSHMRTHTGEKPYSCNICNYKCAQSGNLKRHMKRKHSGEKKNI